The segment GCTCGGGCAGACCATCTCCCTGGGACTGCGGGCCGCCCTGTGGTGTGCGGCGCCCGTGGCGGCCCTGTACCTGGCGGTGCCGGAGGTGCTGGTACGGGTCCTCTTCGAACGGTTCGCATTCACGCCTCAGGCCACCGCCGCGGTGTCCGGGGCCGTGGCTGCCTACGGGGCGGGACTCGTGTCCATCTCCTGCTATGTGGTGCTCACCCGGGCCTACTACGCCCTGCAGGACATGCGGACCCCGCTCCGCGTGGGGGCCTGCATGATCCCCCTGAACGCGCTGCTGGACTGGGTGTTGATGCGGGTGTGGGGGCATGTGGGGATCGCCCTGGCCACCTCCGTGGTGAGCACCGTGAACGTGGGGGTGCTTTGGTGGCTGTTGCGGCGTCGGTTGGAGACCCTGGAGCCGGGCCGGGTCTGGCGGACCGCCCTGCGAGCGGCTCTGGGGGCGGCGGCCGTCGGGCTACTGGTCTGGGGGATGATGGGGGTTCTGAGGGATGCCCTGGGCTCGGGTCTGGTGGGGGAGACCATCCGGCTCGTGGCCGCGCTAGGGATCGCGGGCGGGGTGTATCTCGGAAGCAGTCTCGTTCTGCGCGCGGAGGAGGCCCGATGGGTGCTGGGGCTGGTGCGGCGCGGAGCCGCACCCGTGGGGTCGTGAGGGTCCGGACGCCCGGCCGCCGGCGGGGCGGTCAAATTGACCGCGCGGGATTCCCGATGCTACGGTGGACATGGGGTGGGATCCGGGGCCACAGGGAGAGCGCGGTTCGAACACCATGGCCGTGGGGGTGCTGGATCCTCGGAAGCGACGCATTCTGCAGGCGGTGGTCCGTGAGCATATCCTCACCGCCGAGCCGGTGGGCTCTGCAGCCCTCGTGGGCCGGTACGGGTTGGATGTGAGCGCGGCCACCATTCGCAACGAGATGGCGGCCCTTACAGAGATGGGCTACCTCCATCAGCCGCATCCCTCCGCGGGCCGGGTGCCTACGGAGCGGGCATATCGGCTGTACGTGGACACCATGGTCCAGGAGGAGCGTGTCCCCGTGGAGGAGCGACGCCGCATCCTGCGCGCCCTGTGGAGCGTTGCGGAGGAGGCGGAGCGGGCGGTGGAGCACGCGGCGCACGAACTGGCGCACCTGCTGGAGTACCCCTCCGTGGGGGCGGTGGCCGCGGCGGACCAGCGGCGGTTTGTACACCTACACTTCGTCCCCTTCGCGGAGAACCGGGTGGCGGTGGTGGTGGTCACGGACGCGGGCAGCATCGAGGGGACCCTCCTGCGGCTTCCGGCCCCGGTTGCTCCCGGGGAGCTGGAGCAGCTCTCGCGGCGCCTGAGCGAGGGCCTGCGGGGGAAGACCCTGGGAGAGGTCCGGGAGGGCACCATCGCCCACGTCCGTGTGGACCGGCCGGATCTCGTGCTCCTCCTGCGTCGGTTTGAGGAAGCCCTGCAGGCATACCTCAACGCGCGGGGGCCGGGTCGGGTGTTCGTGGAGGGGCACTCCAACATCCTCAAACAGCCTGAGTTCCGGGACGTGCGGGTGGCGCAAC is part of the Armatimonadota bacterium genome and harbors:
- the hrcA gene encoding heat-inducible transcriptional repressor HrcA, producing MGWDPGPQGERGSNTMAVGVLDPRKRRILQAVVREHILTAEPVGSAALVGRYGLDVSAATIRNEMAALTEMGYLHQPHPSAGRVPTERAYRLYVDTMVQEERVPVEERRRILRALWSVAEEAERAVEHAAHELAHLLEYPSVGAVAAADQRRFVHLHFVPFAENRVAVVVVTDAGSIEGTLLRLPAPVAPGELEQLSRRLSEGLRGKTLGEVREGTIAHVRVDRPDLVLLLRRFEEALQAYLNARGPGRVFVEGHSNILKQPEFRDVRVAQPVLSALDREEVVWRLLRPLGEEVRVTIGPENPVAQMWRCSVVSATYRVGNRPAGVIGVVGPMRMPYGRVIALVRVLARLLSTVLSRTAGAH